In Streptomyces sp. 71268, the DNA window GCCGCGATGGCGCCCAACCTGCATCTGCTCGGCTGAACGGAGCACGGCGGGAACGGAGGACGCCGGCCAGGCGACGAGACGGGGCTGGCGGCGACCGGACCCGATCGGACGTGTTCGGGATGCCCCCGCTCCTGGGCAGAGATGGACCGTTGAGCCGAGCTGGGTGCAGGACCGGGTGAAGGAGTCGCCTCGTGCCGTCTGACGTAGCCGCCCCCGTACCACGCCAGGAACCGCCGCCCACGGGCACCGGCGCCACCCGGCCCGCGCCGCGCCGCTCCGGCCGACCGCGCCGGCGCGGGGCCCGGGGCGCGCTGGCCGTCGTCGCGCTGGGTCTCGTCGCGACGTGCGTGCTCGGCTCCGCGCCCGCGTCGGCCACCGGCCCGGACGCCACGCACCCGGCGGCCGGCGGCACGGCGGCCATCGGCACGACCGGCACGGAGCCGCGCACCGGACCACGGACGGAGCCGCGCACGGGGCCGAACGCGGTACGGGGTACGGGGCGGGGCACGGAGCGGGGCCGCTCCGGGCGGGCCCACCACGACGTGCTGTTCATCGGGGCCCACCCGGACGACGAGTACGCGTCGCTGTCCACCTTCGGGCAGTGGCGCGAGCGGGACGGGCTGTCCACCGGCGTCGTGACGATCACCCGCGGCGAGGGCGGCGGCAACGCCGCCGGGCCGCAGGAGGGCGCCCCGCTCGGGCTGCTGCGGGAGCGCGAGGAGCGCGATGCGGTGCGCCACGCGGGCCTGCGCGACGTGTTCTACCTGGACAAGCCGGACTTCTGGTACACTCTCTCGGCGCCGCTCACCGCCCGCGTCTGGGACGGGCCGCCCCGCGCGGCGGACACGTTGGAGCGGCTGGTGCGACTGGTGCGCGCCACTACCCCGCGGACCATCGTGACGATGGACCCGCGCCCCTTCGACCAGCACGGCGCCCACCAACTCGCCGGCCGGCTGGCCGTCGAGGCGTTCCAGCTCGCCGCCGACCCCACGGCCTTCCCGCACCAGATCACCCGCGAGGGGTACCGCCCCTGGCAGCCGTCGCGACTGCTCGCGCAGAACTGGCGACTGCGGGGGCCCACCGGGCCCGCCTGCGCCACGACCGAGCCGCGCGACCCGGCGACGGGGCTGCCACAGCAGGGCGTGTGGGAGGGCGCGTGGTCCTCGCGGCACCGCACCACCTGGGCGCAGCAGGAGCGCACGGCCGCGCGCGAGTACGTCTCGCAGGGCTTCGGCGCGCTGCCCGAGAAGATCACCACCCCGCGCGAGAAGCTG includes these proteins:
- a CDS encoding sugar-binding protein; translated protein: MPSDVAAPVPRQEPPPTGTGATRPAPRRSGRPRRRGARGALAVVALGLVATCVLGSAPASATGPDATHPAAGGTAAIGTTGTEPRTGPRTEPRTGPNAVRGTGRGTERGRSGRAHHDVLFIGAHPDDEYASLSTFGQWRERDGLSTGVVTITRGEGGGNAAGPQEGAPLGLLREREERDAVRHAGLRDVFYLDKPDFWYTLSAPLTARVWDGPPRAADTLERLVRLVRATTPRTIVTMDPRPFDQHGAHQLAGRLAVEAFQLAADPTAFPHQITREGYRPWQPSRLLAQNWRLRGPTGPACATTEPRDPATGLPQQGVWEGAWSSRHRTTWAQQERTAAREYVSQGFGALPEKITTPREKLGCDWFSVLAEDGEPVRAPVRPQRDLRPVFAEFRAWAERVGMPWLANGAQPAYPAAPATTVPAVATPPTVDGAAGPGEYGAGEELSLTHWQGERCAAADCAASARFVRHGDDLYATVRVADDVRGAALEASDCKRHWRTDAVEFALDPRGASDDTSTTFKAAVLPFTADGGACAARDADQHQGPAATTAPGMEWAARVSQGPYSGYTVEVRIPLRLLPAPVDPAALTANVLVYDSDTADRTGQSRLAWSAYGSAQADPYVWGAAGLAGYAPPGGQPVREPVIPLEAARSRDSLPSVLQSLRTGVPLAAGPRVSR